The Hordeum vulgare subsp. vulgare chromosome 7H, MorexV3_pseudomolecules_assembly, whole genome shotgun sequence DNA window CTTAAGCCAGCATTCAGGAACATGACAACATCTGTGATCTAGTGTACATCATACATTTGCTCTTTGATATATGAAACTTCCTTCAACTTATCATAATGTTGCTCTCTGATATACCAGCGTGCTGGAGCCGTATTTCCTCAAAGGTCAGAGAGTTCTGTGCCAATCTATACTCCACCACAAACTCAACCTCTACAGAACTACCCTCCTCCTGCTTTACGTAATACTGACTATCGGCAAGAGGCACCCGAATCATCTTCAGTGCCAGAAGTATCTACATTAAGGTACATTATCTTCAAGAATCTAGTGACCATGCAAGCACGGATTAATGATGCTCAGAACTAATGCGAACCATGTCCATTATCTTGTACGCATTTGAATTATGACATAATTGATTGCTGACATACTGCTAATCCCTTTGCACATTAATATACTATATGCAATTTGCCTCTAAAACTTATGTAATAGTTGATATGATGTGACAGTATGTGTACATTATTATTTCCGTTAGGATAATTTTCTAGAGAAGTGTTGAGGCATAACCTAACCAGAACCCGAAGATATTGAATGTGTGCCTTTTACTGTATAATAATTTTCTAGTTATATCCGTTATTGGACCTGTAATTGCTTTTAGTTTCCTTTCCAATTCTGTAGCCATCATCACTATGGTTAGCAGTGTACTACTTTGAAGTCTTCAAGTTCCCTTCTATAAGAATGTTTCAAATTTGCAAAACCTTTTCCTCCAGTGTGACAGAAATTCAGAATGCAAGTGGTGTCATGGATGTTCTCTCAGAGATGTTAAATGCTATTGATCCTGGTAACAGAGAGGTATTTCACTGCTCATTGCCTACTCACATGTTGTAACAATATGTGGTTCATAGAATGATCCAATGACCAGTTTTGTTGTGGAAAGTGAATGCAGGAAAACATAACACCATCCTACATGGCTGTGTTGAATTTTCTTACTTAAAGTTGGATATGTATACTGCCATGTTTCATAGTTTAAAAATTCTTAACACTGGACTCTAAATCATAGTATTTCTAGTTTTATGATTTAGATGTCAAGTATTGCCTAACTATAAATCTGTAATGAGCATGCAGGGTCTAAGGCAGGAGGTCATTGTGGACCTTGTGGACCAATGTCGTTCTTACAAGCAGAGAGTGGTTCAGCTCGTCAACACGACCTCGTAAGTTTCTTCTGTGGTGTCTGGCTGTTTAAGCAGCATATGAACTACATGGAATCGGGTAATGGAAATGTAGGATATGCATTTTTCTGACCTAATTAATAGTTTTGATAACCCACTAACTGCCTTTGGTACCAAATTCATTTTGATTTCCTCTTGATAAAACCGAGGGAAAGAAGGATGCAATTGTGAACATCTATGCTAAATGCTATCCAATTATACACCTTTGAAGTTTCTTGACAAAATTTCTGGAACCTCTCGAGTTCTCTCTATTCTTCTTTGCTACATATAAAACACCACATACAAGGACCTTTGGCcaactactactaacacacacagCTCAATATACAACACCACCACCCCTCAAGATGGGACTTCAAGGTTGTTCCCTCATAAATCCGCTCTTTgacgagaatatatatatatcaccACATGATTCGTCTGGTCAAGTGGATTATTTGCAatattcattgttgttgttgccacaCAGAAGCTTCAACCGCCATTCGGCCACCAGCCTGAACTCTGGTAGAAGACCTCTCATCCATAGTATCTTGAAACACACCAGCCTGAACTCTTTGATGAAGGCTTTGTACTCTGGTGACAGTGATTCATATGACACATAGTTAGCTGTATCATTCTCAAAGCCATATCTGGAACCCCAGCCACTGTCCTTGTACTGTGGCTCATCACACCGACCACTGCAAGCTCACTTCCCCAAGAACTCCTGCCAGCTGCTGATCCATATACAGCTGGTGTGAGCAGACAAATCACCACTGACCAAGCTGGAGTTTGGTTGACAAAGCTGCTGCATTCAACTGGATTCACCGCTTTCCTGTTGGACCCTCTTAGTCCTAGCTTGTACCGTGGCGGCGAATCACATGCCTCTGGCACCATGAGCTCTGATACTCTTCTCTGCTATATGCATACAACACCAAAACATGAATCTATTGCTACTACTACACACAGTGCTCAATATACGCCAGTTTTGATGCAATAATTTGAATAAGCTTGCATTCACTCCCTAATTACTCCTAAAACAGCTCTTTATTCTAATTTCCTAAATATATTAGTTTGTGTCATGGTACTTCACCCTAATCTTTGCATTTTAGGCATGTGACCTTACAGAAATGATTGGCAACTTGTTATTGGCGCGTTCAGATCAGTaatatatagagaaattgtggtggTAGTACTACCAATCCACCATTTGTCTAATTAAACAGAAATACACAACGGGAAGAAAATATATTAGCTAGTTCAGCCCTGTAGGGACATTACtaccatatactccctccgttcctaaatataagtcttttaagagttttcactagaaaactacatacggatgtatgtagacatatacTAGagttagattcacttattttgctccgtatgtagtcctctagtgaaatatctaaaaagacttatatttaggaacagaggaagtACATCTTTTTTGCGGGGATACTATATGCATACTTCAGTTATGTTCTAGTCCAAACTTTGTCTGATACTGTATTACTGTGTTCTGTTTGAGATACGCCCATTTATGTACATGACTGTATTATTTGCTGAAAATTGGGCTACTGAACTCATGCTTGCTGGTTGCTTTTTCCATAACCAGATTCCACATTGTAGCTTTGTATTACTGGTTGAATTTCTGTACAGCCTGTTGTGTTCTTATGAGTACATATTATGATATGATTCTTAACTATTTCCATCCATTAAATTGTCACAGCGATGAAGAGCTGCTAAGCCAGGGCCTTTCATTGAATGACGATTTGCAGCGTGTTctagcaaaacatgatgcaattGCTGCAGGCATAGCTGTTCGGGTAGAAAAGCCAAAACCACCACAGGCCCCTGCGAATAGTTCCCCACCAGCAAAGCCAGAGGGGCCAAAGGAGCCAATTCAAAGGTTGTGTTATCTTATACCAAGTATCCTGTTTTAATCAGCTCATGTTACTCTCTTTAAATGATGCATGAGTAATGTGGGTTCAGAACTCTTGGAACAGTATTGGAATGATTAAAAATAGTAGAGTACTGCATTAAGCTCTGACTGACTTCTTTTATTATATACCATCTGAACCTGTCAGGTCTTCTGAAGCTGTTGGTAAGGTTTCTCCATTTGAGCAATTAGCACTTCCTGCTCCTCCATCATCCAGCACCTCAAAGCCTCCTGGAGAAGCATCCGTTGGCCCGAGTATTGACCTACTGAGTGGAGATGATTATTTCAAGCCAGAACCTGTGAATTCTCAAGCCCTTGTTCCTGTTGGTAATTCCCctgcagcttctgcttcgggCCACAATACCTTAGATCTTGTAGACATGTTTTCGCAAGGCGATGCTAGCAATAACAATCACAACCCCGTTATATCGTCCCCAATATTAAACTCAAATCCTAATCTCTCGTCACCACAAGCATATCCCGCTCCACAGCATCCTGTTCCACCACAGCAGTCTTCATTTTCCAACGGGTTGACTTCCAATACAATCCCAACTTATGGTCAAAGTTCTGAGCTAAACTCAGCAAGTTCGTGGAATGGGCAGCTTGCTCAAGGAATGAACCAACCACAGCAGGCACCAAATTATGGTACATACACTATCTTCTATACTTGCAATAATGACCTAATATGTTatctagtactccctctgtaacttAATATAAGTCGTTTTTTGGCAAGTCATAGTATAAAAAAAGTCTTATATTAggttacggagggagtagtatctaTGTTTGATATCTAGGTTTTGCTAGATTTGTTTTGTAAATGCTATTTATGCACTACAAGTTTTTCGAGAGAGTAGTATGGACTCTTGTTTTTGTTTGTCCGCTAGATATTTTTGTAGCTTTGCCTCTGTTTACGGCATGTACAAGATTGTCCTGAGCTGTAGGTACTTTGTGATTGACAGGTCAAGATGATCAAAGCAGCGACCTCCCACCACCACCCTGGGAAACTCAGCCTGCAGAAAGCGATCAGTTCGGAGGCATTCCACCCCAACCTGTTCAAGTTGTTCAGCCTGGGCAAGTTGCACTGTCGCAACCATTGCTGACTGGACAACCAGGCGGAATGCAGTTCCCACCAGGATATGTGGAGCAGCCTGGGGCTCAACATCCGCAACCCATGCCTAACGCGCAATATGGGGGCATGTATCCTGCAATGCAAGGCAACCAAGCAGGCGGCATGTATCCCCAACAGATGGCAGGAGATATCTACCAGCAACAGATGTATGGTGGGCAGATGGCGGCCGGCTATGGCTATGGTCAGCAGCCTGGAGGCTACTATGTCCCAAATGCTGCATACGGGTATCCCGGTGCAAACGAGCTTTCTCAGAGAATGAACGGACTTGCCATGCAAAACAACGGTTTGTATAGCACACCCGCGTCTTCTTCCCTTCATCAAGCTAATAGGCCAGCAAGACCAGAAGATTCACTTTTTGGTGATCTGGTCAGCATTGCCAAAACAAAGCCTAGCAAAACTGCAGCTAATAAGGCTGGTCGCTTGTAAAGATGAATGGAATCCTTGTTAGTACCATTTCTGTCACAGCGATAGCTTCTGCTCATAGTACATAAGTTATTTGGGAAGTTCCCCTATTGGGGAGTAGTAGGTGAGTTATAGATTTTGAAATTCAATAGCAAGTGTGGTTCGGTATAATTATTTTGtttacttgggagccattatattTTGTTCACTTGCAAGCGCAGGGCTCTCATGAATCATCAGAAATTCTTTTGTACATACAGTCGGTTTCTTTTGTGTACCTTCTTTTGGTCTTGGGCAGCATTTGCGGGGTAATTATTGTATTTGTGATGCTTGTGAGTGAGTAGCTTAAACTTCCGGAATTATAAGTTTCCCAAAAGGACTTGAACTTGTAAGTAGTTCGGTCCTAGTGCTCATTGACGATTTGGTTGACCAGCCCAAAAGGCTTCATCCGGTTTTCTGTTACGCGGCCGATTTACACCAGAGGTTTGGTGGAAAGCCCTAGAGGGCAATGGTTTAGTATGGCTGGAACTTCACAAACTGTAGTGTAGATGTTTGGAGCTTTTGACTTGCGACATGTaagttatcattttaattagaaaAACTTGTGATGTGTTTTGACATATAAGTTGTGTGTCTACGGGTAGTAGTTAAGTACCATTCCTATTTCTCGGGTATTAGTTTCCCTCTCTCTCatgtttatgatgctttgtgttgTGCCTTGGGCTTCCAGTTAGCTTTGGTGACATGCCTTTTTTCCTTAAAAGAAATTGCATTGATGAACTTCAAGTATAGCCTGGAAGTTAGCGTCCAAAGGTGTGCGAGGGAGATGGCACAACATACAGCCAAGGTGTGCGAGGGAGATGTACATGCATACCATTCTACAGTAAATTGCTAACACCATACAGCTGCAATCCCGCATACACAAATCGATTGTTCTGTCGCAGACAGCAAAGATACTAAGAAGGTGTATGGCCATGAGAAGAACAGACTACTAGAACTATGTTGCTTTGATGATAAGGTGGATATGCAAAGCAAGGACCCACCAACGTACATAACATTTTTTTTGAAGAACACCAACGTACAGTACATGTGTGTGTACGTTTGTCAAAAAATTTAAAACAGAGGTGTAGACGCCATACAGACACTTGATTTAAGTTAGTATATACAGGTCTATTTTATTCTCCAATATTTTTGGgtatgtgtgttcttgccatttggACTTGTGCTTATGTGGGATGGACTTTGCTGATCAGGAGCTTGCAGACATTAAGTCCTACCGCCTAGAATCCCAAATCCCCAAGAGTGGACGACACGGCCGAAATCACTGTTCTAACCTTGTGGGCCAACATCTTAACCCTATATGAAAGTATTTCACGATCTAACTTTCTGGAAACGCTGAAGGCCATGATGTTTCTGAACAACATAGAAACATCGAGGTGGGTCGCGTTTCTTCATTGGCCCACTGCCGGGCCGATTACGCGTTGCGCGTTGATGTGGCAGGCTAGAAACGCTAACCCATGGTGCGTTGCTGGAAACGCCAGGGCCTCTGGCGTTTCTGACCTGGATTAAGTCAGCCGCATGGCCCGCGGGTGCCCAACCCCCATCTTCTTCCTCAGCCGACAAAGACGAACTGCTCTCCGCCCCTCTCTCCTTCTCCACCAAACCCATCCCTAATCCTCCATTTTTTCCATCAAAAAGAGTAGATCGGACCGTCCCGAAGTTGCTTGAGGTATTCTCCTTCCGTTCCTCAATTTTTTCAGTCAAGATTGATTGTTGTAGATGCATTTTTTGAAACATGGTGATACCCTAAAATTGGTTGTTTGTGATTTGTGTTTTGCTAAACTTATTATGTTAAACCTAAGATTATTCTTCATGGTGAAACATGGTGAATCTTTAGAAATGTATTATCTTGAATCCTAATATTATTTATGATTTGTTTGTTGCAAAATTTGTTATGTTAATTCCTAAACTTACTATGTAGGATGTTCGAGCCAGATAAATATTATGTAGGATGTTCGAGTCGGATAAATATCCCGGCCTTGATGATTATTACAAGAAGAAGCATCGTGCTATGCTAGTGGAAAGAGGGGAGGTACTTATGTATTAAATTGCTTGCTTTTCATATTGTGACAAGTTGAGAGAAGTAAtaaaattctgttttttgttttttaggttCCACTAGTTCTTTAGTTGAGGGACCACAACCCGCGTGAATCTCTCATGTATGACCGTCGCTACGAGccttattttagaagaatggatcttcttcagtttgcgctcaactttaaaggcacaccacaaTGGCTGAACTCGACGTCCATTACCGCTCTTATGGaccgttggaggccggagacgcacTCTTTCCACCTTGCTCTTAGTGACATGACCATCACTTTGGAGgatattgcgatgatctcctagcTACCGATCAAGGGCAGGGCTCTTACCGAGAAGGTAAAGTCTGAGGGGTGGCGATAATGGATTGCAGgattggttggtgttgaaccaCCACCGTGGATTCATGAAACCAAgaaggatcctaggccatccGTTGTGTTGTACCCGTGGCTACGATAACATTTTTACGAGTGCCGAGAGGATGCCAGTCCGGATGTTGTGAAGAGGTACGCCAGAGCTTACTTAtggaatcttttgacccaagtCGTGTTTCCGGATGGCACGAGGGACACAGCCTCATGGATGTTCTTGGATCCTCCCTGTAACTGGGATGTTAAGTGGAGTCGGGGgcactagccttcttgtaccGGCAGGTAATGCTTATTacgatgcattttcattttatgaaaTATATGTTTGCATGTGATCGTACAATGCGTGTACAAATATGCAGTTGGATGGAGCATGTATGAGGAGTAAGCTAAAATCTTGTCTTGGTGGTTTCATTTGGGCCCTATCACTACAGGGAGCAGATACTTTGTCGTcttccatggcagacggcaaagggggacaccccggacggcaaaggcctttgccgtccgtcagtAGACGGCAAACTGGACGACAAACAAAATTccggtgaagggcctctttgccgtctgcattgggacagctaacggcaaaggatctttgccatgagggggcagacgacaaagaaaatgGGACGTCACATCTAcgggcacctccgtcaagtgctaacggcaACCTGCTGGGCCCACAAATAGTTTGCCGTCTACCAtggacccctttgtcgtctgccatgcttctgcccctttgccgtctgcccaccagcatggcagacgacaaagggggcaccCAATTTGATTCAAAAGGCCAGTTTGGGCCCTTTACCGTCTGCTGTAGCTCCTTTGTCGTCGGTGGGCAGACAACAAAGGTTCCAAACTgccactgtttattttatttttaataatatccatCAATTTTCACATAAatcatgaatatatatatatatatatatatatatatatatatatatatatagaaactctattcatcatccagggtgcagaatagtttattcttcacttgagataatcttacgatcaatttacaaataaattacatttgaaatacaaatagttacatttatattaaatcacgtaaaatttgacaaaaaaaaaacaaaaatataggtcacaagaccaaaaaaattgaatttattgtattttttgcactatttttgtatgttcgtaattttaggtgacataaaatatttttatattgattatatttttttacggtctcttttacgtataaaataagacaaaatttacagaacgtaaaattacgatgcattgatattaaaatagaggggggtgaggaataactattcctcacccagggtgacgaatagtgcgaccctatatatatatatatatttgacagtttcatccataatacataatatatatttgacagcttcatccataatccataatccataatatatttcacacaaactgccccatactcataaccatattaaaataagtttcatccataatataTACAcattatgcaagtttcatccgtaccaaaccatatattacactagtttcatccatacatacaaagtttcatatccatttactacaatagtttcaatccaagcttccatgaagccattttagaagaaaccatattgaagcactccatcaatacaaTCCAAAGtttcgtgaagtgaatgtaatcttcaaaatgggaaataagtaagttagaagaagaagactagatgaagaggaaaagaaataagtaagtttcatatccatttagctccaaaaagacataattagctaatttagctccaagaagaggagaaatgaaaagaaggaagaagaagaagaagagaagaagagaagaagaagaagaagaagaagaaggagaagaagaagaaggagaagaaggaggagaagagaagaagaagagaagaagaaggagaaggagaaggaggagaagaaggagaaggaggaccttctcttcttctttaggagaaggaggaccttctcttcttcttcttcttccttcttttcatttatcctcttctcctcttcttggagctaaattagctaagtatgtctttttggagctaaaagggctaattatgtcattttagaggaaaaaaactaagtatataatattcatgagctaaccaaggttctgatgccattttgagcttattatgtcattttggagctaaattagtcattttaatgatctaaccaaggttcttatgatgtttttacctaactaagataattatttcattttggaggataattagctaagtatgtctttgttggggaaaataagctacgtagaagaagaaatagaagaagcaagaagagaataagaaggagaagaaaaagaagaagaaggaggaggaggagtgttagagcatatatctccatatgtggttttggtaattgatgacaattcctatggactaatggttgccttaagttatatttataggatttgtccataggcacttcttgaagtccatctgttgggttcaaggagtttatatgatgaccaaggtggtattcaaggtattatccaaagaatggtcatagagacacaagattgatcaagatcgtcagacaaagagtaaatcaagatgatcaacacacaaagcgtacaagatgtaccgagagggatcaagtgatcccatggtatggtaagtagTGTCcaatacgtatttgtgtactaacccatggtctttgtgagagttctatgtgggggttaggtgtgtttccatgggcttgcgtctagaggaagatctcatacaacccatgaaggatgacgtcaagtggtgatcgtcatcaagattgcggtgtgcaagttcaagaggatcagcatgaatatatcgtgcttgaagcttgccgtccattgtggtggcaatggacttatgaagatatgctgaagagtggctcacccatagtaagtatgggggagcaatcaactagtcttcatcaagccaacgcaatcaagaaaggtggtccatcttgaggaagccaagatcatcatcatctagctcaagaggacgaggtgcaaggtataggtttgcccttgataggttttctgcttaggatagattgatgtactatcaagggggctctccagtgagtagcttgatcgtaccgttcattgagagctcaaaccatttgcatccttgcatcatacttcttggttcttgtttggtgtttctctttgtgagttttagagcttatggtcatcttcgtgacaagctccagttcatcgaaaacggagtccatatgcatctactatgatgttttcgatgttggagtttttgccggttcttcattcatagaggacttacatctctatatcattggcattttcatatctgcatggtcttaagatttccagtcgctgtttggatagctcttgtcgtcctgaatccaacaagcttgggtttgctcgattcagagctcgtatgcggaagttatggctgtttcagtggcgagcggtagtaccgctggacctagtggtagtaccgctggacctagcggtagtaccgctagaggtggCGGTAGTACtgttggccctagcggtagtaccgctagagctggcggtagtaccgctagagctggcggtagtaccgctgtccgagcggtagtaccgcccctggtcagcggtagtaccgctccaagattttagtaccgtcatctttgcggttgtactgcgtcggacatttttgcgaagactttcttggcggtggttggcctggtagtatctttgcgctaccatgggctcagcggtagtaccgctgcagccagcggtagtaccgccggagggtcagcggtagtaccgctgggctcgggctgtaagtgggggtaatggtctgattccttcccccactatataaagggggtcttcttcccccttggtcttatccatccgttgagctcttgttctacctccattgttgacattcttagagcttgctaactctcaatccctccaatgattcttgcttgttcttgagggaaaagagagaggagatctagatccacatctccaccaatcactttctcctctatgtgaggggaaccccttggatctagatcttggagttctttgtgagctccttgttc harbors:
- the LOC123407324 gene encoding TOM1-like protein 9 — encoded protein: MPQSILVDRATSESLIGPDWSLNLEICDILNHDPSQAKDVVKSIKKRIGHKNSKIQLLALTLLETLIKNCGDFVHMHVAERDILHEMVKIVKKKPDYHVKEKILILIDTWQEAFGGARARYPQYYAAYQELLRAGAVFPQRSESSVPIYTPPQTQPLQNYPPPALRNTDYRQEAPESSSVPEVSTLSVTEIQNASGVMDVLSEMLNAIDPGNREGLRQEVIVDLVDQCRSYKQRVVQLVNTTSDEELLSQGLSLNDDLQRVLAKHDAIAAGIAVRVEKPKPPQAPANSSPPAKPEGPKEPIQRSSEAVGKVSPFEQLALPAPPSSSTSKPPGEASVGPSIDLLSGDDYFKPEPVNSQALVPVGNSPAASASGHNTLDLVDMFSQGDASNNNHNPVISSPILNSNPNLSSPQAYPAPQHPVPPQQSSFSNGLTSNTIPTYGQSSELNSASSWNGQLAQGMNQPQQAPNYGQDDQSSDLPPPPWETQPAESDQFGGIPPQPVQVVQPGQVALSQPLLTGQPGGMQFPPGYVEQPGAQHPQPMPNAQYGGMYPAMQGNQAGGMYPQQMAGDIYQQQMYGGQMAAGYGYGQQPGGYYVPNAAYGYPGANELSQRMNGLAMQNNGLYSTPASSSLHQANRPARPEDSLFGDLVSIAKTKPSKTAANKAGRL